The Streptomyces phaeolivaceus genome has a window encoding:
- a CDS encoding NAD-dependent epimerase/dehydratase family protein — MRILVLGHTGYLGTHVVEGLRALPGALVLGGGRGPTADHTVDLATVTAPELAKILATAAPDTVVNCAGATGGDPVTLAEVNARGPAVLCAALREAVPGARLVHLGSAAEYGPGVPNVRVTESAATRPLAPYGATKLAGTVAVTTSGLDAVVLRVGNPVGPGAPPTGLPGRIAGLLRTAGQDPDAVLPLGDLSAYRDFVDVRDVARAVARAATAPGPLPPVLNIGAGRAVPVRELVRGLAAKAGFRGRIEENALGAGARGGTGAVGSAHVLGSVRSADVSWQCSDITAAEAALGWRPVHTLDDALTALWGSGREGSAGRGEAGDRTP, encoded by the coding sequence ATGCGCATTCTCGTCCTGGGTCACACCGGCTATCTGGGCACCCATGTCGTCGAGGGGCTGCGTGCCCTGCCGGGCGCGCTGGTCCTCGGCGGCGGACGCGGACCCACCGCCGACCACACCGTGGACCTCGCCACCGTCACCGCACCGGAACTGGCGAAGATCCTGGCGACGGCCGCGCCCGACACCGTGGTCAACTGCGCGGGCGCGACCGGCGGCGATCCCGTGACCCTCGCCGAGGTCAACGCCCGCGGCCCCGCGGTCCTGTGCGCCGCGCTCCGCGAGGCCGTCCCCGGCGCCCGACTGGTGCATCTGGGCTCGGCCGCCGAGTACGGGCCCGGCGTCCCGAACGTCCGGGTGACGGAATCGGCGGCCACCCGCCCGCTCGCCCCCTACGGCGCGACCAAGCTCGCGGGCACGGTCGCCGTCACCACGTCCGGCCTGGACGCGGTGGTCCTGCGGGTCGGCAACCCGGTCGGCCCCGGCGCCCCGCCGACCGGCCTGCCCGGCCGCATCGCCGGCCTGCTCCGCACGGCGGGCCAGGACCCCGACGCCGTACTCCCGCTCGGCGACCTCTCCGCGTACCGCGACTTCGTCGACGTACGCGACGTCGCCCGAGCGGTCGCGCGCGCGGCCACGGCTCCCGGTCCGCTGCCCCCCGTCCTCAACATCGGCGCCGGCCGGGCCGTCCCGGTCCGCGAGCTGGTCCGGGGCCTGGCCGCCAAGGCGGGCTTCCGGGGCCGGATCGAGGAGAACGCGCTGGGCGCGGGGGCGCGCGGGGGGACGGGGGCGGTCGGTTCGGCGCACGTCCTCGGCTCGGTGCGGTCGGCCGATGTGTCCTGGCAGTGTTCCGACATCACCGCCGCCGAGGCGGCGCTCGGCTGGCGGCCGGTCCACACGCTCGACGACGCGCTCACCGCGCTGTGGGGGAGCGGACGGGAAGGGAGCGCCGGGCGCGGCGAGGCGGGTGACCGTACGCCGTGA
- a CDS encoding PP2C family protein-serine/threonine phosphatase — translation MADTEIDYAAVFQALPGMVALLTPGLVYADANEEFLRMSGRTREQVVGRYLFDVFPDNPGDPTANGMRNLAASLNRVVETGERDAMALQRYDVESVQRPGEWEERYWSPVNAPLLDSDGKVVLLIHKVEEVTELIRARERAPGDRARVMEAELYTRARELQDVNERLREAHAHEREVALALQKAMLPAPNPLGHHRAAVRYQPATDALNVCGDWYDLVDLSGVDRIGIAVGDVVGHGLSAACVMGKLRSALSAASLVADGPAEALDALGLYARSVEGAENTTAVQTCVDWDTHTITYSSAGHLPPALLRRDGTVVLLDQATDPPLGARPEHTPRPEATVDFTEGDRLVLYTDGLIERRDEDIDVGLVRLAEALARHRRAGLEPLADALLVDLLPAGRATDDTALVIVRL, via the coding sequence ATGGCGGATACGGAGATCGACTACGCGGCGGTGTTCCAGGCGCTGCCGGGCATGGTGGCGCTGCTGACACCCGGGCTGGTGTACGCGGACGCGAACGAGGAGTTTCTGCGGATGTCGGGCCGCACCCGTGAGCAGGTCGTCGGCCGCTATCTCTTCGACGTCTTCCCGGACAACCCCGGCGACCCGACCGCGAACGGCATGCGCAATCTGGCGGCCTCCCTGAACCGCGTCGTCGAGACCGGTGAACGGGACGCCATGGCACTGCAGCGCTACGACGTGGAGTCGGTGCAGCGGCCGGGGGAGTGGGAGGAGCGGTACTGGAGCCCGGTGAACGCGCCCCTCCTCGACTCCGACGGGAAGGTGGTCCTGCTGATCCACAAGGTGGAGGAGGTCACCGAGCTGATCCGGGCCCGCGAGCGCGCCCCCGGCGACCGCGCCCGGGTGATGGAGGCCGAGCTGTACACGCGCGCCCGGGAACTCCAGGACGTCAACGAACGGCTGCGCGAGGCGCACGCCCATGAACGGGAGGTCGCGCTCGCCCTGCAGAAGGCGATGCTGCCCGCGCCCAACCCGCTCGGCCACCACCGGGCCGCCGTGCGCTACCAGCCGGCGACCGACGCGCTGAACGTGTGCGGCGACTGGTACGACCTCGTCGACCTCTCCGGTGTCGACCGCATCGGCATCGCCGTCGGTGACGTCGTCGGACACGGTCTGTCCGCCGCCTGTGTGATGGGCAAGCTGCGCAGCGCGCTGAGCGCCGCGTCCCTGGTGGCGGACGGCCCCGCCGAGGCGCTGGACGCGCTCGGTCTGTACGCCCGCTCCGTCGAGGGCGCCGAGAACACCACCGCCGTGCAGACCTGCGTCGACTGGGACACCCACACGATCACCTACAGCAGCGCCGGACATCTGCCGCCCGCCCTGCTGCGCCGCGACGGCACGGTCGTCCTCCTCGACCAGGCCACCGATCCACCGCTCGGCGCCCGTCCGGAACACACTCCCCGCCCCGAGGCGACCGTCGACTTCACCGAGGGCGACAGGCTCGTCCTCTACACGGACGGTCTGATCGAACGCCGGGACGAGGACATCGACGTCGGCCTCGTCCGTCTCGCCGAGGCGCTCGCCCGTCACCGCCGGGCCGGTCTCGAACCGCTGGCCGACGCCCTCCTCGTCGATCTCCTCCCCGCCGGCCGCGCCACCGACGACACGGCCCTCGTGATCGTCCGGCTGTGA
- a CDS encoding spherulation-specific family 4 protein, translated as MSLLIPLYVHPAEDPGAWHRLIRAATRTYGVVLNPANGPGDGPDPAFTAAAGALRAAGARLLGYVDTDYGVRDRAEIADDVRRHQEWYAADGCFLDRVTATPDALPACRRLVRAVRRLGAGTVVLNPGVHPAPGYARLADLTVTFEGHWSTYVSAFSRPAWAARHPPERLCHLVYGVPEALVPLAVRTAHDRGAAVCGPVTGEPPNPWAQLTPALTGTDRGTDRGTEG; from the coding sequence GTGAGCCTGCTGATCCCGCTGTACGTCCACCCGGCCGAGGACCCGGGCGCCTGGCACCGGCTGATCCGGGCCGCGACCCGTACGTACGGCGTCGTCCTCAACCCCGCGAACGGCCCCGGCGACGGCCCCGACCCCGCCTTCACGGCGGCGGCCGGGGCCCTGCGCGCGGCCGGGGCCCGGCTGCTCGGCTATGTCGACACCGACTACGGGGTGCGCGACCGCGCCGAGATCGCCGACGACGTACGCCGTCACCAGGAGTGGTACGCGGCCGACGGCTGCTTCCTCGACCGGGTGACGGCCACCCCGGACGCCCTGCCCGCCTGCCGCCGGCTCGTCCGGGCCGTACGCCGACTCGGCGCCGGGACCGTCGTCCTCAACCCCGGGGTCCACCCGGCCCCGGGGTACGCGCGCCTCGCCGACCTGACCGTCACCTTCGAGGGTCACTGGTCGACGTACGTGTCGGCGTTCAGCAGACCCGCCTGGGCCGCCCGGCATCCACCCGAGCGGCTCTGTCACCTCGTCTACGGCGTCCCCGAGGCCCTCGTCCCGCTCGCCGTCCGCACCGCGCACGACCGGGGCGCCGCCGTCTGCGGCCCGGTCACCGGTGAACCCCCCAACCCCTGGGCCCAGTTGACCCCCGCCCTCACCGGAACGGATCGAGGTACGGACCGAGGGACTGAAGGATGA
- a CDS encoding endo alpha-1,4 polygalactosaminidase: protein MRRPAFVCLVLLAALVGSTLTGCTGDGGGDGDKGTDSRALWRPRPGLAWQWQLDGKVDPSPDVPVYDIDGFENSAADVARLHRDGRKVICYINVGAWEDFRPDKDDFPRALLGEENGWAGERWLDIRRSDVLRPLMERRFDMCRDKGFDAVEPDLLEGYGNDTGFPLTARDQLAYNRMIADIAHERGLSVGLKNDLPQIPQLLADFDFAVNEECAQYDECARLTPFIEAGKAVFHVEYTEPRSSFCAESRRLRLSSMVKRLELGVWRQPC, encoded by the coding sequence ATGAGGCGGCCGGCGTTCGTGTGTCTCGTGCTGCTGGCCGCGCTGGTGGGTTCGACGCTGACGGGCTGTACCGGTGACGGTGGCGGCGACGGCGACAAGGGGACGGACTCCAGGGCGCTGTGGCGGCCCCGGCCCGGTCTCGCCTGGCAGTGGCAGCTGGACGGCAAGGTCGACCCCTCGCCGGACGTACCGGTCTACGACATCGACGGCTTCGAGAACTCCGCGGCGGACGTGGCCCGGCTGCACCGCGACGGCCGCAAGGTCATCTGCTACATCAACGTCGGCGCCTGGGAGGACTTCCGCCCCGACAAGGACGACTTCCCGCGCGCCCTGCTCGGCGAGGAGAACGGCTGGGCGGGCGAACGATGGCTGGACATCCGGCGGTCGGACGTCCTGCGGCCCCTCATGGAACGCCGCTTCGACATGTGCCGCGACAAGGGCTTCGACGCGGTGGAGCCCGATCTGCTGGAGGGCTACGGCAACGACACCGGCTTCCCGCTCACCGCCCGGGACCAGCTGGCATACAACCGTATGATCGCCGACATCGCCCATGAGCGCGGCCTGTCGGTGGGCCTGAAGAACGACCTGCCGCAGATCCCCCAGCTGCTGGCCGACTTCGACTTCGCGGTCAACGAGGAGTGCGCCCAGTACGACGAATGCGCACGGCTCACCCCGTTCATCGAGGCGGGCAAGGCGGTGTTCCATGTGGAGTACACCGAACCCAGGAGCAGCTTCTGCGCCGAGTCCCGCAGACTGCGGCTGTCGTCGATGGTGAAGCGACTGGAACTCGGGGTGTGGCGACAGCCCTGCTGA
- a CDS encoding GDP-mannose 4,6-dehydratase: MTSAPIAAVTGAEGFIGSHLTEALVAAGHRVRAMAQYNSFSSYGWLETLHPDVLDQVDIVLGDVRDPGSVRGLLDGADTAYHLAALIAIPYSYQAPHSYVDTNVTGTLNVLEAVRALGTPRLVHTSTSETYGTARTVPITEDHPINTQSPYAASKAGGDRLADSYHASFDTPVVTLRPFNTFGPRQSMRAVIPTVIGQVAAGERTITLGDLRPTRDFTFVKDTAQAFLTVGTAPAAQVVGRTFNAGTGGEISIGDLVALIGKVMDSELDVREDEARIRPAGSEVMRLVADATRLTAATGWRPAHTLEEGLAHTVEFFRDPANLARYKTAIYNI, from the coding sequence TTGACCTCCGCACCGATCGCCGCCGTCACCGGAGCCGAGGGCTTCATCGGCTCCCATCTGACCGAGGCACTAGTCGCCGCCGGCCACCGGGTCCGGGCCATGGCCCAGTACAACTCGTTCTCCTCCTACGGCTGGCTGGAGACCCTGCACCCGGACGTCCTGGACCAGGTCGACATCGTCCTCGGCGACGTCCGCGACCCCGGCTCCGTGCGCGGCCTCCTCGACGGCGCCGACACCGCCTACCATCTGGCCGCCCTCATCGCGATCCCGTACTCCTACCAGGCACCGCACAGCTATGTGGACACCAACGTCACCGGCACCCTCAACGTCCTGGAGGCCGTCCGCGCCCTCGGCACGCCCCGCCTGGTCCACACCTCCACCAGCGAGACCTACGGCACCGCCCGGACCGTGCCGATCACCGAGGACCATCCCATCAACACCCAGTCCCCGTACGCCGCTTCGAAGGCCGGCGGGGACCGGCTCGCCGACAGCTACCACGCGAGCTTCGACACCCCCGTGGTGACCCTGAGACCGTTCAACACCTTCGGGCCCCGCCAGTCGATGCGCGCGGTGATCCCCACGGTCATCGGCCAGGTCGCGGCGGGGGAGCGGACCATCACCCTCGGCGATCTGCGCCCCACCCGGGACTTCACCTTCGTCAAGGACACCGCGCAGGCGTTCCTGACCGTCGGCACCGCGCCCGCCGCACAGGTCGTGGGCCGCACCTTCAACGCCGGCACCGGCGGCGAGATCTCCATCGGCGACCTCGTCGCGCTGATCGGCAAGGTCATGGACAGCGAACTCGACGTCCGTGAGGACGAGGCCCGCATCCGGCCCGCGGGCTCCGAGGTGATGCGGCTGGTCGCGGACGCGACCCGGCTCACCGCCGCCACCGGCTGGCGGCCCGCGCACACCCTGGAGGAAGGCCTCGCGCACACCGTGGAGTTCTTCCGCGACCCGGCCAACCTCGCCCGCTACAAGACCGCCATCTACAACATCTGA
- a CDS encoding nucleotidyltransferase family protein — translation MHAVILAGGKGVRLRPYTTALPKPLVPIGDQHAILEIVLRQLSAAGFTHVTIAIGHLGEIIRAYVGDGSQWDLTVDYATEESPLGTMGPLLNLRERLPESFLVMNGDILTDLDYADVLHHHRESGAPLTIATYARKVHIDFGVLTTDNSRVVAFTEKPSMDYRVSMGVYGVSRSTLNDYTPGLPLGFDELVLDLIRAQNQPHAYDFDGYWLDIGRPDDYDRANAEFTTRKSLLLKGA, via the coding sequence ATGCACGCAGTGATCCTGGCGGGAGGCAAGGGTGTCCGGCTGCGGCCCTACACGACCGCGCTGCCGAAGCCGCTCGTCCCCATCGGCGACCAGCACGCCATCCTGGAGATCGTGCTGCGCCAGCTCTCCGCCGCCGGCTTCACCCATGTCACCATCGCCATCGGCCACCTCGGCGAGATCATCCGCGCCTACGTCGGCGACGGCTCCCAGTGGGACCTGACCGTCGACTACGCCACCGAGGAGAGCCCCCTCGGCACCATGGGCCCCCTGCTCAACCTGCGCGAGCGGCTGCCCGAGTCGTTCCTCGTCATGAACGGCGACATCCTCACCGACCTCGACTACGCCGACGTCCTGCACCACCACCGCGAGTCCGGGGCACCGCTCACCATCGCCACCTACGCCCGCAAGGTCCACATCGACTTCGGGGTGCTGACCACCGACAACTCCAGGGTCGTCGCCTTCACCGAGAAGCCGAGCATGGACTACCGCGTCTCCATGGGCGTCTACGGCGTCTCCCGCTCCACCCTGAACGACTACACCCCCGGACTGCCGCTGGGCTTCGACGAGTTGGTCCTCGATCTGATCAGGGCTCAGAACCAGCCCCACGCCTACGACTTCGACGGATACTGGCTGGACATAGGGCGCCCCGACGACTACGACCGGGCCAACGCCGAGTTCACCACCCGCAAGTCGCTTCTGCTCAAGGGAGCCTGA